One window from the genome of Alkalihalobacillus sp. LMS6 encodes:
- the gndA gene encoding NADP-dependent phosphogluconate dehydrogenase, with the protein MTKQNIGIIGVGVMGRSLALNFESKGYSVSLYDVSEERVKQIIALEENKNLVGTYSLQELIDSLETPRKIMLMVQAGEVTDSVIDSLLPLLDEKDILIDGGNTYYTDTIRRSAHVEAHGVHFIGAGVSGGEEGALKGPSIMPGGQKEAYELVRPLFEDISAKVNGEPCTTYIGPDGAGHYVKMVHNGIEYGDMQLISESYALLKEIVGLNNEELHHTFKEWNDGELDSYLIEITADIFTKQDEETGQALVDVILDSAGQKGTGKWTSKSSLDLGVPLSIITESVFARFLSAIKDERIEASKVLTGPKPASLSENKEALIEEIRKALFFSKVLSYAQGFAQLKAMSDEQNWSIQYGEVARIFRGGCIIRAAFLHKITDAFAQNPDLKNLLLDPYFENIASSYQQSLRKIVSLAVEHGVPVPSFSSAISYYDSYRSEQLPANLLQAQRDYFGAHTYKRLDKEGIFHTNWV; encoded by the coding sequence ATGACGAAGCAGAATATCGGAATTATTGGTGTTGGGGTTATGGGGAGAAGTTTAGCCCTTAACTTTGAAAGTAAAGGATATAGCGTGTCTTTATATGATGTCTCTGAAGAGCGAGTGAAACAAATTATTGCTCTTGAAGAAAATAAAAACTTAGTGGGTACGTACTCTTTACAGGAACTCATCGATTCACTAGAGACACCAAGAAAAATTATGTTAATGGTTCAAGCTGGAGAAGTAACCGATTCTGTAATCGATTCACTACTTCCTCTTCTTGACGAGAAAGATATACTAATTGACGGTGGCAATACGTACTATACCGATACGATCCGTCGTTCCGCTCACGTAGAGGCGCATGGTGTTCACTTTATCGGTGCAGGTGTATCTGGCGGCGAAGAAGGCGCTCTCAAAGGCCCATCGATTATGCCTGGTGGGCAAAAAGAAGCGTACGAGCTTGTTCGCCCTTTATTTGAAGATATATCAGCAAAAGTAAATGGTGAACCTTGTACCACTTATATTGGACCTGATGGTGCTGGTCACTATGTGAAAATGGTGCATAACGGGATTGAATATGGCGACATGCAGCTTATTTCTGAATCCTATGCATTGTTAAAAGAAATCGTCGGCCTTAACAACGAAGAGCTTCATCATACGTTCAAAGAGTGGAATGATGGAGAACTTGATAGTTATTTAATCGAGATTACCGCAGATATTTTCACGAAACAAGATGAAGAAACTGGACAAGCATTAGTAGACGTCATTCTTGATTCTGCTGGACAAAAAGGAACCGGGAAATGGACAAGCAAAAGTTCGCTTGACTTAGGTGTCCCTCTTTCCATTATTACAGAGTCTGTATTTGCGCGCTTTTTATCGGCGATAAAAGACGAAAGAATCGAAGCAAGTAAAGTGTTAACTGGACCGAAACCAGCTTCTTTGTCTGAAAATAAAGAAGCGCTTATTGAAGAAATTCGCAAAGCCCTCTTTTTCAGCAAAGTATTATCTTATGCACAAGGATTCGCTCAATTAAAAGCGATGTCGGACGAACAAAATTGGTCGATACAATACGGAGAAGTCGCGCGTATTTTCCGTGGTGGCTGTATTATTCGTGCCGCGTTCCTTCATAAAATAACCGATGCTTTTGCACAAAATCCAGACTTAAAAAACTTACTGCTTGATCCTTATTTCGAAAACATCGCTTCATCTTATCAACAATCATTGCGAAAGATTGTGTCACTAGCAGTTGAACACGGCGTGCCTGTTCCTAGTTTCTCAAGTGCCATCTCGTATTACGATAGCTATCGTAGCGAACAGTTACCTGCAAACCTCTTGCAAGCACAGCGTGATTATTTTGGCGCTCATACGTACAAACGTCTGGATAAAGAAGGCATTTTTCATACCAACTGGGTATGA
- the sda gene encoding sporulation histidine kinase inhibitor Sda, producing the protein MIEQLSDSILIEAYEKAKENRLEKDFLAILKEELVRRNIHTNESRI; encoded by the coding sequence ATGATTGAACAACTTTCGGATTCTATATTAATTGAAGCGTACGAAAAAGCAAAAGAAAATCGTCTTGAAAAAGATTTTTTAGCAATTTTGAAAGAGGAATTAGTTAGACGTAACATACATACAAATGAATCCCGTATATGA
- the bshB2 gene encoding bacillithiol biosynthesis deacetylase BshB2: MKKQKHVLVIFPHPDDEAFGVSGTIAHYVQNDVPVTYACLTLGEMGRNLGNPPFTTRESLPDIRKQELQQAAIEMGISDLRMLGYRDKTIEFEAPGKLKNEIVALIEELQPSLVISFYPGYAVHPDHDATGEAVVAALESLSVEKQPVLHTIAFSNGHEAEIGAADVVNDVTPYAQIKLDTLRAHASQLAWTLPSLEKAYHEGNEEAVTRLTNEHFWTYPLKASTTN, encoded by the coding sequence ATGAAAAAACAAAAACATGTGTTAGTAATCTTTCCACATCCAGATGATGAAGCATTTGGCGTTTCTGGCACAATCGCCCATTACGTTCAGAATGATGTTCCAGTAACGTATGCTTGTCTTACTCTTGGAGAAATGGGTCGTAATCTTGGAAACCCGCCTTTTACCACAAGGGAATCCCTTCCTGATATTCGGAAACAAGAGTTACAACAAGCAGCAATTGAAATGGGGATAAGCGATCTACGAATGCTTGGCTATCGCGATAAAACAATTGAATTTGAAGCGCCTGGAAAACTTAAAAACGAGATTGTTGCGCTCATTGAGGAACTCCAACCTTCTCTTGTAATTTCATTTTATCCTGGCTATGCTGTTCACCCAGACCATGATGCAACAGGCGAAGCAGTCGTGGCAGCATTAGAATCGTTATCAGTTGAAAAGCAACCTGTCCTTCACACGATTGCTTTTTCAAACGGACATGAAGCAGAAATTGGTGCTGCTGATGTCGTTAATGACGTCACACCTTATGCTCAAATTAAGCTTGATACATTACGGGCGCACGCGTCTCAACTTGCGTGGACACTGCCAAGTTTAGAGAAAGCTTATCATGAAGGAAACGAAGAAGCTGTTACTCGTTTAACGAATGAACATTTCTGGACGTATCCATTAAAAGCGAGCACTACAAACTAA
- a CDS encoding STAS domain-containing protein produces the protein MSNIGLYTFLKSKTMDLTEEWYKSLDKSQEGVYSSTNPDQIEKLKQQNHSFHVLFCELFNPEKNGLQDEVFAEWIESIANDRAHISTPFSNIINEFFRTQHQYLDKISTYVESVDDDSITITDLTKWNKMIVQGVNEVILAYSKQNKKQADYTLNAQKQMINELSSPIIQLAPHTALLPVVGEIDTHRAKMMFDHTLQHCSEQFIDTLFIDLSGVPIIDTMVAQQIFQLIKGLRLIGVQTSLSGLRPEIAQTAVQLGISFSDIPIHATLARALEQKQLTY, from the coding sequence TTGTCAAACATTGGACTTTATACGTTTCTAAAATCAAAAACAATGGACCTTACGGAAGAATGGTACAAGTCCTTAGACAAGTCCCAAGAAGGGGTCTATAGTAGTACAAACCCTGACCAAATTGAAAAATTAAAACAACAAAATCATTCATTCCACGTTCTATTTTGCGAATTATTTAATCCTGAAAAAAATGGCCTACAAGACGAAGTTTTTGCTGAATGGATTGAATCAATTGCAAATGATCGTGCTCATATAAGCACACCTTTTAGCAACATCATAAATGAATTTTTTCGAACTCAACATCAATATTTAGATAAAATCTCGACTTATGTTGAGTCCGTTGACGATGATTCAATAACGATTACTGATTTAACAAAATGGAACAAAATGATTGTACAAGGTGTAAATGAAGTCATTTTAGCTTATTCAAAACAGAATAAAAAACAAGCTGACTACACATTGAATGCTCAAAAGCAAATGATTAATGAACTTAGCTCGCCAATTATTCAATTAGCTCCTCACACAGCCTTGTTACCAGTCGTTGGAGAAATTGATACACACCGTGCAAAAATGATGTTTGATCACACGCTTCAACATTGTTCCGAGCAATTTATCGACACATTGTTTATTGATTTATCAGGTGTTCCAATCATTGACACGATGGTTGCCCAACAAATCTTTCAACTAATAAAAGGCCTACGTCTTATTGGTGTTCAAACTTCTTTATCAGGTTTACGCCCAGAAATTGCCCAAACAGCTGTACAGCTAGGTATTTCTTTTTCTGATATCCCCATTCACGCAACCCTTGCACGGGCACTCGAACAAAAACAATTAACGTATTAA
- a CDS encoding antibiotic biosynthesis monooxygenase — MYVVHSTFKAPDEKADEVIQIYQNRSKKVDQAEGFVSFRLLQHHKRAGELTVELQFETKETYLNWVRSQEFKEIHDLEKKYPDQELAGIVPTVRQFEVIISE, encoded by the coding sequence ATGTATGTAGTCCATTCTACGTTTAAAGCGCCAGATGAAAAAGCAGATGAAGTCATTCAAATCTATCAAAACCGATCAAAAAAGGTAGACCAAGCAGAAGGTTTTGTCTCATTCCGGCTCTTACAACACCATAAACGAGCAGGTGAATTAACGGTTGAGCTTCAATTTGAAACAAAAGAAACCTATCTGAACTGGGTAAGAAGCCAAGAGTTTAAAGAGATTCATGATTTGGAGAAAAAATACCCAGATCAAGAATTGGCTGGAATTGTACCGACTGTTCGACAATTCGAGGTGATTATTAGTGAATGA
- the ytxJ gene encoding bacillithiol system redox-active protein YtxJ, producing the protein MIEIETQEDWNQFQTNAEEQTALVFKHSTQCPISAEAFEEFQAFTNEHPNVLAAVVKVIESRSLSNQIAEDLRTVHKSPQLFVLKNNKVQWTESHWNIKKSAIAEQV; encoded by the coding sequence ATGATCGAAATCGAAACACAAGAAGATTGGAACCAATTTCAAACAAATGCAGAAGAACAAACGGCGCTTGTCTTTAAGCATAGTACGCAATGTCCAATCAGCGCTGAAGCCTTTGAAGAGTTTCAAGCGTTCACAAATGAACATCCTAACGTTTTAGCGGCAGTTGTCAAGGTAATTGAATCCCGTTCTTTGTCAAATCAAATTGCAGAAGATTTACGTACTGTTCATAAATCGCCGCAACTATTTGTGCTTAAAAACAATAAAGTGCAGTGGACAGAGTCGCATTGGAATATTAAAAAGTCAGCAATAGCTGAACAGGTATAA
- a CDS encoding S1C family serine protease, whose product MSKDFYDYDEEPSLSDFEEEEPKKEKKWRKRIIRIVSIIIACALVFQTSSFLFEHFNLNALQFMRESEELFEDEEVEAWRESVVAVQTISGYGTGFFVDEDGSILTNEHVVNGQTNVRIITSDGDVFMADVEKHDVENDLALLIVSDHAETFSPLPLSESSATLHEAVIVIGHPHTHSFIANEGEVSDERNPYQVLTITNDVYPGHSGSPVLSRSGEVIGVIYARSLNEQREGLAVPIEQVQHFLDN is encoded by the coding sequence GTGAGTAAGGATTTTTATGACTATGATGAAGAACCGTCATTAAGTGATTTTGAAGAAGAGGAACCTAAAAAAGAGAAGAAATGGCGTAAAAGAATCATTCGTATAGTTTCAATCATCATTGCATGTGCACTTGTGTTTCAAACAAGCTCGTTTTTATTTGAACATTTTAACTTAAACGCACTGCAATTTATGCGGGAGAGTGAAGAATTATTTGAAGACGAGGAAGTAGAGGCTTGGCGAGAAAGTGTTGTCGCCGTACAAACGATTTCAGGGTATGGAACAGGTTTTTTTGTAGATGAAGATGGGTCGATTCTTACAAATGAACACGTGGTCAATGGACAAACAAATGTTAGAATTATTACATCTGATGGAGACGTATTTATGGCTGATGTGGAAAAACATGATGTTGAAAATGATCTGGCATTATTAATAGTTAGTGATCATGCTGAAACCTTTTCTCCATTACCCTTATCAGAATCATCAGCAACGTTACATGAAGCAGTCATCGTCATTGGACATCCTCATACGCATTCATTTATAGCAAATGAGGGAGAGGTGTCCGACGAACGTAACCCTTATCAAGTCTTAACCATTACCAACGACGTTTATCCTGGTCATAGTGGTTCCCCCGTTCTTTCTCGCTCAGGAGAAGTCATTGGTGTGATTTATGCACGGTCTTTAAACGAGCAAAGAGAAGGACTTGCAGTACCAATCGAGCAAGTCCAACATTTTCTTGACAATTAA
- a CDS encoding DUF2188 domain-containing protein yields MSWNMSDYPATFKNFEPALRKKAIEIANAMIDDGYKESDAIPIATSQAKEWFNQASKAEIEKFYQDGHMKPSKNREKQSSPRLNDATQLVVKRDDGWAVKAEGAQQASNVYKTKKEAEKRAQEIADNKGSGVVTKP; encoded by the coding sequence ATGAGTTGGAATATGAGCGATTACCCAGCAACTTTTAAAAATTTCGAACCTGCCTTGCGAAAAAAAGCAATCGAAATCGCAAACGCCATGATCGACGATGGCTATAAAGAATCGGATGCGATTCCAATTGCCACTTCACAAGCAAAAGAATGGTTTAATCAAGCATCAAAAGCAGAGATTGAGAAATTTTATCAAGATGGGCACATGAAACCGAGTAAAAACCGCGAAAAACAATCTTCTCCGCGCTTAAATGACGCAACGCAACTCGTAGTCAAACGAGACGATGGTTGGGCTGTAAAAGCTGAAGGGGCTCAACAAGCAAGCAATGTCTATAAAACGAAAAAAGAAGCTGAAAAACGAGCCCAAGAAATTGCGGACAATAAAGGCTCTGGTGTCGTAACGAAACCTTAA
- a CDS encoding aldo/keto reductase, whose product MKMVTLNNKINMPQLGFGVWKVKKEEAQPAVAKALQTGYTSIDTAMIYQNEEGVGQAIQESNVDRKDLFITTKVWNADQGYEQTLAAFETSLEKLGLDYVDLYLIHWPTPDFDQYIETYQALEKLYKDGRVRAIGVCNFHIEHLERLLNECEIPPVLNQVECHPYLAQNELRAFCEKHNIYLEAWSPLDQGQELLQDEVIVKVAEEQQKTPAQVVLRWHLQRGTIVIPKSVTPSRIEENFDVFNFELTDEQMNAINQLDRNQRRGADPSDMHTR is encoded by the coding sequence ATGAAAATGGTCACGTTAAACAACAAAATAAACATGCCTCAGCTAGGTTTTGGTGTTTGGAAAGTTAAAAAGGAAGAAGCTCAGCCAGCAGTCGCTAAAGCACTTCAAACAGGCTATACCTCCATTGACACCGCCATGATTTATCAAAATGAAGAAGGTGTTGGACAAGCGATTCAAGAGTCCAATGTGGATCGCAAAGACCTCTTTATCACCACGAAAGTATGGAACGCTGATCAAGGCTACGAGCAGACGTTAGCTGCTTTTGAAACTAGCTTAGAAAAACTTGGTCTTGACTATGTTGATTTATATTTAATCCATTGGCCTACTCCAGATTTTGATCAGTACATTGAAACGTATCAAGCGCTAGAAAAACTTTATAAGGATGGGCGCGTTCGTGCAATCGGCGTATGTAATTTCCACATTGAACATTTAGAACGGTTATTAAATGAGTGTGAGATTCCTCCAGTTCTTAATCAAGTTGAGTGTCACCCGTATCTTGCGCAAAATGAATTAAGAGCCTTTTGTGAAAAACACAATATTTATTTAGAAGCTTGGAGCCCTCTTGATCAAGGCCAAGAACTTTTGCAAGATGAAGTTATTGTAAAGGTTGCAGAAGAACAGCAAAAAACCCCTGCTCAAGTCGTATTGAGATGGCACTTACAGCGAGGAACCATTGTTATTCCTAAGTCAGTAACGCCAAGTCGAATTGAAGAAAACTTTGATGTCTTCAATTTTGAACTAACAGACGAGCAAATGAACGCGATTAATCAATTAGATCGAAATCAGCGTCGCGGCGCAGACCCAAGTGATATGCACACACGTTAG
- a CDS encoding PAS domain-containing protein has translation MFKEVAKQAELLMKVLDYTRVGVLITDPDREDNPIVYVSEGFTKMTGYTKKEVLGTNCRFLQGEETEREKIDLLREAIKKVEPVSIEVANYTKDGMLFWNELTIDPVYLEDQKKLYFVGVQKDITEQVEAKKEYERSVQRIQSISTPLVPLMDGLAVLPLIGEMNKERFDKMFETVTHETVQLGIEKLVIDLSGLTDYDAFVVSGIFQLRDVLKLIGTELVVCGMAPDLAIQSVLAGGNGMDSIQTASSVKQILKETFEKRE, from the coding sequence ATGTTTAAAGAAGTTGCTAAACAAGCAGAACTACTTATGAAAGTCCTTGATTATACACGTGTGGGTGTGTTAATTACAGATCCTGATAGAGAAGATAATCCGATTGTTTATGTTAGCGAAGGCTTTACAAAAATGACCGGCTACACAAAAAAAGAAGTGCTTGGTACAAATTGCCGTTTTTTACAAGGGGAAGAGACAGAACGAGAAAAAATCGACTTGTTGCGAGAGGCGATTAAAAAAGTAGAGCCTGTATCGATTGAAGTCGCAAACTATACAAAAGATGGGATGCTTTTCTGGAATGAACTAACAATTGACCCAGTTTATTTAGAAGACCAAAAAAAGCTTTATTTTGTAGGTGTTCAAAAAGATATCACCGAACAAGTTGAAGCAAAAAAAGAATATGAGCGTTCGGTACAACGGATTCAATCCATTTCGACTCCGCTCGTTCCTTTAATGGATGGGTTAGCCGTGCTCCCATTAATTGGCGAGATGAATAAGGAACGTTTTGATAAAATGTTTGAAACAGTGACGCATGAAACGGTGCAATTAGGCATTGAAAAACTTGTGATTGATTTGTCAGGCTTAACGGATTACGACGCCTTTGTCGTTTCAGGGATTTTTCAATTACGTGATGTCCTAAAGCTTATCGGTACAGAGCTTGTGGTATGTGGAATGGCACCTGATTTAGCCATTCAATCTGTATTAGCAGGAGGAAATGGAATGGATTCAATTCAAACAGCTAGTTCGGTTAAGCAAATTTTAAAAGAAACGTTTGAAAAACGTGAGTAA
- a CDS encoding 5'-3' exonuclease: MQKSLLIIDGFNLLSRSYFATSYNRPIESLEKNEDGVAVNGMNGFLRKLEQLKRQYNVTHCVVTWDIPREDTFRRHLYEPYKQTRNELPEPLIEQYELLKQHLSHANVAQIAHPPYEADDLMGAISQNWETVYPESPAYIYSNDKDLFQLLSAQTSQILSVKKKEIIMGATQFMEAYQIRPDQWVDVKALLGDPSDNIPGCPGVGEKTALPLIQMYTSIDSLYDQLDRLDPRFNRVKKKLVAGKELTYLSKTLSEIECTIDGLPDVSTFERSSTHTA, from the coding sequence ATGCAAAAATCTCTTTTGATTATTGATGGGTTTAATTTATTGAGCCGTTCATATTTTGCAACGAGTTACAATCGTCCAATTGAATCCCTTGAAAAAAATGAAGATGGTGTAGCTGTAAACGGAATGAATGGCTTTCTAAGAAAACTTGAACAACTAAAACGACAATACAACGTGACTCATTGTGTGGTTACGTGGGATATTCCTCGAGAAGACACGTTTAGACGACATCTCTATGAGCCGTACAAACAGACAAGAAATGAGTTACCTGAACCTTTAATTGAGCAGTATGAATTGCTTAAACAACATTTATCTCATGCTAACGTTGCTCAAATTGCGCACCCTCCTTATGAGGCTGATGATCTAATGGGTGCGATTAGCCAGAATTGGGAAACGGTATACCCAGAGTCACCTGCGTATATTTATTCTAATGACAAAGACTTATTTCAATTATTAAGTGCGCAAACGTCGCAAATTCTTTCTGTTAAGAAAAAAGAAATCATCATGGGCGCTACACAATTTATGGAAGCTTATCAAATTAGACCCGATCAATGGGTTGATGTAAAAGCACTACTTGGGGACCCAAGCGATAATATTCCTGGATGTCCAGGTGTTGGTGAGAAAACCGCTTTACCTTTAATTCAGATGTATACTTCCATTGATTCGTTGTACGATCAACTCGATCGGCTAGATCCTCGCTTTAATCGCGTGAAAAAGAAATTAGTAGCAGGAAAAGAATTAACGTACCTCTCCAAAACCCTTTCGGAGATTGAGTGCACAATTGATGGTTTACCCGATGTGTCAACCTTTGAACGTTCTTCAACCCATACAGCGTAA
- a CDS encoding YojF family protein: MEPITKDIVQQHIDEFANTEVYLHLETTNGAYASHFDESFFSASAYIRNANITYENGKIAGDGPFRVGLKLEIGWVYGEGLTHFELDEDGRLLLAGHGQDGKLAIAMEISKTPFR, translated from the coding sequence ATGGAACCAATTACGAAAGACATTGTTCAACAGCATATCGATGAATTTGCGAATACAGAAGTCTATCTACACTTAGAGACGACAAACGGAGCTTACGCTTCTCATTTTGATGAATCTTTTTTTTCAGCTAGTGCTTATATAAGAAACGCAAACATCACGTATGAAAATGGAAAAATCGCTGGCGATGGGCCCTTTCGAGTCGGCTTAAAGCTTGAGATTGGCTGGGTCTACGGAGAAGGTTTGACACATTTTGAATTAGATGAAGACGGTCGACTCTTATTAGCTGGTCATGGGCAGGATGGAAAACTTGCCATTGCAATGGAAATTTCCAAAACCCCATTTCGGTAA
- the zwf gene encoding glucose-6-phosphate dehydrogenase has product MNDRKQSEAVFVIFGSTGDLAKRKLFPSLYNLYLKGSLTENFAVIGLGRRTWDDEKLKAVVREAITEAGQQMDGEEQIDSFLAHFSYLSFDVTNKHSYEELKEEMESKEKRFHLSGNRVFYMAMAPEFFGQIAQSIHSHGLKETKGWTRLVIEKPFGTDLQTAKVLNNEIREAFAEDEIYRIDHYLGKEMVQNIQVIRFANAMFAPLWNNRHISNIQVTSSEKLGVEGRGGYYEKSGALRDMVQNHILQMVSLLAMDVPLQLTTDEIRSEKIKVLRALRLINQQNVNDTVVRAQYDEGTINRTEVPGYIQEENVDSNSNTETYVAAKLMIDNHVWAGVPFYIRTGKRMAVKSTKVVVEFKEMPLNLYAKEHKATGPNLLIIHIQPDEGITIVLNGKKIGSADTTPVHLEYRHDSEDRINTPEAYERLLYDCIIGDATNFAHWDEVSLSWSLVDAISNAWKETDQKPLTYKAGTMGPKEADKLLAIDGHSWWPVEHM; this is encoded by the coding sequence ATGAATGATAGAAAGCAGTCCGAGGCTGTTTTTGTAATATTTGGGTCAACTGGAGATCTTGCAAAACGAAAATTGTTTCCTTCACTTTACAATTTATATTTAAAAGGTTCTTTGACGGAAAACTTCGCGGTCATTGGATTGGGAAGAAGGACTTGGGACGATGAGAAGTTAAAAGCCGTCGTTCGTGAAGCGATAACAGAAGCAGGCCAACAAATGGACGGTGAAGAACAGATCGATTCATTTCTTGCTCATTTTTCTTATTTGTCATTTGATGTTACAAATAAGCATTCTTACGAAGAGTTAAAAGAAGAAATGGAAAGCAAGGAAAAGCGGTTTCATTTATCTGGAAACCGTGTGTTTTACATGGCCATGGCACCGGAATTTTTCGGACAAATCGCGCAGTCTATACATAGCCATGGTTTAAAAGAAACAAAGGGTTGGACGAGACTAGTTATTGAAAAACCATTCGGTACAGATCTTCAAACAGCAAAAGTGTTAAATAATGAAATTCGTGAAGCTTTTGCAGAAGATGAGATTTATCGAATTGATCATTATTTAGGAAAAGAAATGGTCCAAAATATTCAAGTCATTCGCTTTGCAAATGCGATGTTTGCCCCTTTATGGAATAATCGTCATATCTCCAACATCCAAGTAACTTCTAGCGAGAAACTAGGTGTTGAAGGGAGAGGTGGCTACTATGAAAAGTCAGGCGCTTTACGGGATATGGTACAAAATCATATTTTACAAATGGTTTCTTTACTTGCAATGGACGTCCCGTTGCAGCTAACAACTGATGAAATTCGTAGTGAAAAAATTAAAGTTTTACGCGCGCTCCGCTTAATCAATCAACAAAACGTCAACGATACTGTTGTTCGTGCTCAATATGATGAAGGCACGATTAATCGCACAGAGGTTCCTGGCTATATACAAGAAGAAAATGTAGACTCAAATTCGAATACAGAAACCTATGTTGCAGCAAAACTAATGATTGATAATCATGTTTGGGCAGGTGTTCCATTCTATATTCGTACAGGAAAGCGTATGGCGGTGAAATCAACGAAAGTCGTGGTAGAGTTTAAAGAGATGCCGTTAAACCTTTATGCGAAAGAGCATAAGGCGACCGGTCCTAACCTTCTTATTATCCACATTCAACCGGACGAGGGCATTACGATCGTGTTAAACGGGAAAAAGATTGGATCTGCGGACACTACACCTGTACATTTGGAATATCGTCATGACAGTGAAGACCGAATTAATACGCCTGAAGCATATGAACGCTTATTATACGATTGCATTATAGGGGATGCGACTAATTTCGCGCATTGGGACGAAGTTAGTCTATCTTGGTCATTGGTTGATGCGATTTCAAACGCATGGAAAGAAACAGACCAAAAACCGTTAACGTACAAAGCGGGAACAATGGGACCAAAAGAAGCGGACAAACTGCTCGCGATAGATGGTCACTCTTGGTGGCCTGTTGAACATATGTAA
- a CDS encoding acyl-CoA dehydrogenase family protein encodes MELLQTETPLEREQILKRLMTNFAEIGRRHDRAQTVPVENIEVLRKSGYAGLAVGETYGGAGISLQELLSLQELISREDGPTALSIGWHMGTMYQERTENNWSEYSRETILHDVVKKGFLLNTAATEKATGSPTRGGQFQTTAQKKNHQWILNGEKTFYTLVEELDYYLILATIEEDASTGMFLIEKGAAGIEIGRTWDMVSMGSTGSHDLILKNVTVSEQALLKIQEKKGSPQAWLLHIPACYLGIGYAAIQEASRYAKEYAPNSLGKPIATIPAVRQKLGEAYLLYQQSHTLLYGIAKQWDEGSNEERASMRLPLMMAKHAVVQKAMKMVDLAMKVVGAHSLSHQSPLSRYYRNVRAGLHNPPMDDQTVEVAAASLLNE; translated from the coding sequence GTGGAGTTATTGCAGACAGAAACCCCTTTAGAAAGAGAACAGATCTTAAAACGTTTAATGACAAATTTTGCTGAAATTGGTCGGCGTCACGACCGTGCACAAACGGTTCCAGTAGAAAATATTGAGGTATTAAGAAAAAGTGGGTATGCTGGATTAGCAGTTGGAGAGACCTATGGCGGAGCGGGGATTTCTTTACAAGAGCTCCTTTCCTTACAAGAGCTAATCTCAAGAGAAGATGGTCCAACGGCTTTAAGTATCGGTTGGCATATGGGAACGATGTATCAAGAGCGTACTGAAAATAATTGGTCAGAATATAGTCGTGAAACTATACTTCATGACGTTGTAAAGAAAGGTTTTCTTCTGAATACAGCGGCAACGGAGAAAGCTACAGGAAGTCCAACAAGAGGTGGGCAGTTTCAAACAACTGCGCAAAAAAAGAATCATCAATGGATACTAAATGGAGAAAAAACATTTTATACCTTAGTAGAAGAGCTAGATTACTATTTAATTCTCGCAACAATTGAAGAAGATGCTTCGACTGGTATGTTTCTCATTGAAAAGGGTGCTGCTGGAATTGAGATTGGTCGAACATGGGACATGGTTTCAATGGGTTCGACAGGCAGTCACGATCTAATCTTAAAAAACGTAACGGTATCGGAGCAAGCATTGCTTAAAATTCAAGAAAAAAAAGGAAGCCCTCAAGCTTGGCTTTTACATATCCCGGCATGTTATCTTGGAATTGGCTATGCTGCGATTCAAGAAGCTTCACGTTATGCAAAAGAATACGCTCCAAATAGTTTAGGAAAACCAATTGCTACGATTCCAGCTGTTCGGCAAAAGCTTGGTGAAGCATACTTGCTTTATCAACAAAGTCATACATTATTATATGGCATTGCCAAGCAATGGGATGAAGGGTCAAACGAAGAGCGCGCTTCAATGCGGTTGCCACTAATGATGGCAAAACATGCAGTCGTTCAGAAGGCTATGAAAATGGTTGATTTAGCAATGAAAGTCGTTGGAGCGCACAGTTTATCTCATCAATCTCCTTTATCAAGGTATTATCGCAATGTTCGTGCCGGTTTGCATAATCCACCGATGGATGATCAAACTGTTGAGGTGGCTGCTGCATCGCTATTAAATGAGTAA